From Rubripirellula reticaptiva, the proteins below share one genomic window:
- a CDS encoding asparagine synthase-related protein, with protein sequence MPTSKPTAGNESQQPKQSIADMESPPVVGQPMALVDRVVNLLDPAGNIFIGTSFDDARIAVRSGNVDAIRRIGGQFAILEQSGKTLRMARSIGRPMRYFLAKRAEGPALIVAERMDEIAEQLEKEGLIDQFRPAYTRMVPAHHLLELQLVGCPDPNPKLHRFFAPQRNRLPAKIDEIGQAYIGRLAESIDGWLETISPDEPIGVMFSGGVDSGAVLMVLDFLVRRRGQSPSRIKAFTLSVGPDSTDSQQAAEFLKRVNREMFLEVVTVPVSSVSWRDAVRVIEDYKPLDVQSATMGLALLKEVRRRYPDWIHLIDGDGGDENLKDYPIEENPELTVRSVLGNRMLYQEGWGVDAVKHSLTYSGGQSRGHVRTSAPATSLGFRGFSPFAVPDVIEVAEAIPFVELTDWDHEKLYDLKGQVVASGVRQITGAEMPAFPKQRFQRGAVDAKTFEAMFPTSDREYRQAFSELFG encoded by the coding sequence ATGCCGACTTCCAAACCAACCGCCGGTAACGAGTCTCAGCAACCAAAACAATCTATAGCCGACATGGAATCCCCCCCGGTGGTTGGTCAGCCGATGGCATTGGTCGACCGAGTGGTCAACTTGCTTGATCCGGCCGGGAACATCTTTATTGGGACCAGTTTCGATGATGCACGAATTGCCGTGCGCAGCGGTAACGTCGACGCGATTCGTCGAATCGGCGGTCAATTCGCGATCTTGGAACAATCCGGCAAGACCCTTCGCATGGCCCGTTCGATTGGCCGCCCGATGCGATATTTTCTGGCCAAACGAGCCGAAGGGCCGGCGTTAATCGTTGCCGAACGGATGGACGAGATCGCCGAGCAACTTGAAAAAGAAGGGCTGATCGACCAGTTTCGTCCGGCTTACACGCGAATGGTGCCGGCTCACCATCTGTTGGAACTGCAATTGGTCGGTTGTCCGGATCCCAACCCAAAATTGCATCGGTTTTTTGCACCCCAGCGAAATCGTTTGCCCGCCAAGATTGACGAAATTGGACAGGCGTACATTGGACGTTTGGCCGAGTCGATCGACGGATGGCTGGAAACGATTTCGCCAGACGAGCCGATCGGCGTGATGTTCAGCGGCGGCGTCGACAGCGGCGCGGTGCTGATGGTGTTGGATTTCCTGGTCCGACGTCGCGGCCAGTCGCCATCGCGAATCAAAGCGTTCACGTTGTCCGTCGGCCCCGATTCAACCGATTCACAGCAAGCGGCTGAGTTTTTGAAACGGGTCAATCGCGAAATGTTTTTGGAAGTCGTCACGGTGCCAGTGTCTTCGGTGTCGTGGCGAGACGCGGTGCGAGTGATCGAGGACTACAAGCCGCTTGATGTTCAGTCGGCGACGATGGGGTTGGCACTGCTGAAAGAAGTTCGCCGGCGCTATCCGGATTGGATCCACTTGATCGATGGCGACGGTGGCGACGAAAACCTAAAGGACTACCCCATCGAAGAAAACCCGGAACTGACCGTCCGCAGCGTGCTGGGCAATCGGATGCTGTATCAAGAAGGCTGGGGCGTTGATGCGGTCAAGCATTCTTTGACTTACAGCGGCGGGCAGAGCCGCGGTCATGTGCGAACCAGTGCACCGGCTACGTCACTGGGATTTCGCGGATTTAGTCCGTTTGCGGTTCCCGACGTGATCGAAGTTGCCGAGGCGATTCCGTTTGTTGAATTAACGGACTGGGATCACGAAAAACTGTACGACCTAAAAGGCCAAGTTGTCGCATCCGGCGTTCGTCAGATCACGGGCGCCGAAATGCCAGCTTTCCCGAAACAGCGTTTCCAACGTGGCGCCGTCGACGCAAAAACATTCGAAGCGATGTTCCCCACCTCGGACCGCGAATATCGCCAAGCGTTTAGCGAACTGTTCGGGTAA
- a CDS encoding 5-(carboxyamino)imidazole ribonucleotide synthase — protein MKTILPGSTIGMVGGGQLGRMFAMAAASMGYDVVIFCESVDTPAAQVATRSVVGKLDDKDAIDAFAAQCNVITLEFENIPAETIARCSQFAPTFPSSSVLAAAQDRLVEKSTLRNADLSVTPFAEVKDAASLVAASQTLGWPLVVKTARSGYDGKGQYKVETADDADTVPWSSFDSWIAEKWVPFDCEVSVVVARRHDGVSECFPVFENSHANHVLDVSVVPATVSQAIENEARRIATIAAETLDVVGLLCVEFFVAGDQVMINEVAPRPHNSAHLTIEACHTSQFEQHVRAVCGLPLGSTSLRCGAAAMANLLGDLWVHDRRPPAWDSVLKDGAVSLHLYGKRTAKPGRKMGHLTITADSGNEAKERVLAARRMLS, from the coding sequence ATGAAAACGATCCTGCCCGGTTCTACGATCGGCATGGTCGGCGGCGGACAACTTGGCCGCATGTTTGCGATGGCTGCCGCGTCGATGGGTTACGACGTTGTGATTTTTTGCGAAAGCGTCGATACTCCTGCCGCGCAGGTTGCTACGCGCAGTGTGGTCGGAAAACTAGATGACAAAGACGCGATCGATGCGTTTGCGGCTCAGTGCAATGTCATCACGTTAGAGTTTGAAAACATCCCAGCTGAAACGATTGCCCGTTGCAGCCAGTTTGCACCGACATTCCCATCGTCGTCAGTGTTGGCCGCAGCTCAGGATCGGCTGGTCGAAAAGTCAACGCTGCGAAACGCCGACTTGTCGGTGACTCCGTTCGCGGAAGTCAAAGACGCGGCAAGCTTAGTCGCGGCAAGCCAAACGTTGGGTTGGCCGCTAGTCGTTAAGACGGCCCGCAGTGGTTACGACGGCAAAGGCCAATACAAAGTTGAAACAGCCGACGACGCAGACACTGTTCCTTGGTCTTCGTTTGATTCGTGGATCGCTGAAAAATGGGTCCCGTTTGATTGCGAAGTCTCGGTCGTGGTCGCGCGTCGACATGACGGCGTCAGCGAGTGTTTTCCGGTGTTCGAAAACTCGCACGCCAACCATGTGTTGGACGTTTCGGTAGTCCCTGCTACCGTGTCCCAGGCGATCGAGAATGAAGCACGTCGAATTGCGACGATCGCCGCCGAGACGCTGGACGTGGTCGGATTGTTGTGCGTCGAATTTTTCGTTGCCGGTGATCAAGTGATGATCAACGAGGTCGCGCCCCGGCCGCACAATTCGGCTCACTTGACGATTGAGGCGTGCCACACCAGCCAGTTCGAACAACACGTTCGCGCCGTTTGTGGTCTGCCGCTGGGATCGACAAGCCTGCGCTGTGGCGCAGCAGCGATGGCGAACTTGCTAGGCGACCTTTGGGTCCACGATAGACGCCCGCCTGCGTGGGATTCGGTGCTGAAAGACGGCGCCGTTTCGCTGCATCTGTATGGCAAACGGACAGCAAAACCGGGCCGCAAGATGGGCCACCTGACGATCACGGCCGACAGTGGCAACGAGGCCAAAGAACGTGTGCTTGCCGCACGCAGGATGCTCAGTTAA
- the purE gene encoding 5-(carboxyamino)imidazole ribonucleotide mutase — MTKSDFGPTDAVVGVIMGSRNDWETMRHASEILDELGVKHEKHVVSAHRTPARMVAYASGAAERGLKVIIAGAGGAAHLPGMVASETNLPVIGVPVQSRALQGLDSLLSIVQMPGGIPVATMAIGTSGARNAGILAARILALSDDTLRAKLDLFVRKQTDAVLDSADL, encoded by the coding sequence ATGACGAAGTCTGATTTTGGCCCGACGGACGCAGTGGTGGGTGTCATCATGGGCAGCCGCAATGATTGGGAAACAATGCGTCACGCGTCTGAAATCCTTGACGAATTGGGCGTCAAGCACGAAAAGCACGTCGTGTCGGCTCACCGTACGCCCGCTCGTATGGTCGCGTACGCAAGCGGTGCGGCCGAGCGAGGATTGAAAGTCATCATTGCCGGGGCCGGCGGAGCGGCTCACTTACCTGGCATGGTCGCTTCGGAAACGAATTTGCCGGTCATCGGGGTTCCTGTACAAAGCCGCGCGTTGCAGGGACTCGATTCGCTTTTGTCGATTGTTCAAATGCCGGGTGGAATTCCGGTGGCAACGATGGCGATTGGAACATCCGGTGCAAGAAACGCTGGTATCCTGGCGGCACGGATCCTGGCACTGTCGGACGACACGCTGCGAGCGAAGTTAGACTTGTTTGTCCGGAAACAAACCGACGCGGTCTTGGACTCAGCCGACCTGTAA
- a CDS encoding ribonuclease H family protein — protein sequence MNAIPTPDHASDDRLANDSKPIDACAEYLLVCQAQSIELNQGSWRFTLESADGELVLEASDDEIGDLNRLTLLATVRGLESIEGASRVTLLSTNRYLIRSLSDSLPRWRENNFVWEHFGRRIDVQHADLWRRVDRALSIHRVEACLVSSRLVSNVEPTAPVRRDLETSGGQLNLRIDKGHAGVPSRTRQAGQSNGGPKDQLRRWLMGTAETSEAATARRRFSAADLCSS from the coding sequence GTGAACGCTATCCCCACGCCCGATCACGCATCTGACGACCGACTCGCGAACGATTCGAAACCGATTGACGCTTGTGCCGAATACCTATTGGTTTGCCAGGCTCAATCCATTGAATTGAATCAGGGCAGTTGGCGATTCACACTTGAATCGGCTGATGGCGAATTGGTTCTCGAAGCCAGTGACGATGAAATCGGTGACTTGAACCGGCTAACTTTGTTGGCGACGGTTCGGGGACTTGAATCCATCGAAGGCGCATCACGAGTCACGTTGCTTAGCACGAACCGCTACCTGATTCGGTCGTTGTCGGATTCGCTGCCGCGTTGGCGTGAGAACAACTTTGTTTGGGAACACTTCGGGCGCCGTATCGACGTTCAGCATGCCGATCTTTGGCGCCGTGTTGACCGAGCACTTTCGATTCATCGTGTCGAAGCTTGTTTGGTTTCGTCACGTTTGGTCAGCAATGTTGAACCCACTGCACCGGTTCGACGTGATCTCGAAACGTCAGGTGGCCAACTGAATCTGCGAATCGATAAAGGACACGCGGGTGTTCCAAGTCGAACGCGACAAGCCGGCCAATCCAACGGCGGACCCAAAGATCAACTGCGACGTTGGTTGATGGGAACTGCCGAGACGTCCGAGGCCGCGACTGCGCGCCGCCGTTTTTCAGCCGCCGATCTGTGTTCTTCCTAA